In Zonotrichia albicollis isolate bZonAlb1 chromosome 5, bZonAlb1.hap1, whole genome shotgun sequence, the genomic window CTTTTCTTGGGCAAAATAAGTCATTTTGGGGACCTCTAGAATTAGTAGAAAAACTTGTTCCTGAGGCTGCAGAGATTACAGCAAGTGTTAAGGATCTTCCAGGGCTCAAGTAAGTACACTTGTTTATTGCACGAGTACATAATATGGGTTTATTGTGAGAGGGATcctgaaaaagagaaggaagggCAAACAGAACCTTCAGGAATGCATCTGCCACCTTCTGCAGGTAAAAATGGATCATTGCTCTCTTACTCTCCATCAAGGATctgcagcaggagagcacaggaTATATTCTCACTCTCTTAGGAGCGTGGCAACTTATGGGCAGCAGTGCATTTACTGCTTGTGCCTCAGGCATGGGAACAGCCTTTATTGAGCATTTATGAAGTCAGACTCAAGAGGAGGGGAATTAACAGAAAGGTTATAACAGTTTAAATAGTTTTGAGGCTGATGTAAGCAATTCTTCTTGTAAATAACTTCAGGTATAGTGTATGTGAGAGGAAAGCTTAGGCACCAGTCCTCAAGAGGATTGTAGTTTGTATTCAAGAGGGGAAGCAAGAAGCCACAGCAAGCATATATTACTTGTAAAAGTTTCATAGGAATTTCAGACATCACATTCAGGCTTGCCTATTTCATGGTAAGAGAAACTGTAAGAAGCTTTTAGCCTGGAATAGAAAAAATGGGTAAGGAAGCTTTTGTATGAGGATCAGGACTAAGGATGGAGTCATCTTTGCTGAAAGAATAGTTGGATAAATTCAAAAAATTACTTTGGGTTAGTATTTAGTCATGTTCATACAGACAGATGCTTTCCCTGGAGGTGTGTGCAggactcctgcagcagctgacagGACCAGTGAAGTGCCAGAGCTCCTGGCACCTCTTCCTGTTGTAGAGCTTTGCAATAGGAAATGAATGGAAGCAAAGAACAGTTTAGGATACATTTCTAAACCTTGTGCTCACAGTGACCCTCGGGAAGTGCCAGGTCCTGTTAGTGAGTCGGGGGTGGGCAGTGCTGGCCGTGGCTTCCTTGGGCTGCTGCTTGTGCCAGGTGAGCTCAGACATCCAGGTCAGCCTTAGAGCCACGCgctccctgtggctgggagaaaAGAGAGCAAGGACTGGCACTCGAGCCCATGGCATCCTGTGAGGGCATTCAGGGCCAAAGCACCTGAGGAGAGCAGAACTGAGTTGGTGTTTCTGAGCTGCCTGGCCACATTCCCATCCAGCTCCACCCACCCCAAGGAGTGGTGTTGGGCAGCTGTGCTGGTCTGTGCATGTTCCTGTCACTAAGACAGAACTGGTTGTGACTCAGAAGGTGATGAGCTGAAGCAGCTGATCTGTCTGGCAGCATCCAGCAGGGATAAAGCCAGGGAAGTTTTTTTAGTATGGCAAGAAAAACATCATGAGTTAAGAGACAGTGACAGCCTAATTGGTCTGCACCTATTTGTGTTTACATACCTTGTATTTCTCTGCACCAGTGCTAGCTCTGTCTTGGAAGTGCAGGAACTTGAGGTAGGGTGGGGCTGTGAGAGCTGTTGGTGCCTGTGCCTTGCAGGGTGTCTGGAAGGGTTTGTGTGTGGCCTTTGCAGGACAcctgtgggcagaggaagagcttgGCTTCGCCTGGCTCTGATGCAGAAGAAACTTTCAGAGTACATGAAAGCCTTGATTAACAGAAAGGATCTTCTCAGGTGAGTGTTGGACTCTTTCTCAGTTAGGTTCACTTCTGCTCTCCTGTAAGATCTGGATCATCTTTCCCATCTCACTGCTGTGTATCTCCTTCCCTACATCCCACAGTGAATTTTATGAGCCCAATGCACTGATGATGGAGGAGGAAGGTGCCATCATTGCTGGCCTCCTTGTAGGGCTGAATGTCATCGATGCCAACTTCTGCATGAAGGGAGAGGACCTGGACTCCCAGGTACTGGGTGTTCATTTAATGGGCTTGTTCTGctcatttaaaatgaaaaaatcatTAATTTTGCATAGCTTACTGATGTAATGAGCTCTTGCTGAAGTACAGCAGGTGCTGATGTTGTAACTCTGACCTTCCACACCTGGCAACAGTGCGTTGGCTTTAGAAACCAAGTGTTTAATGCAAAATGcaaattttccttctccaggtcGGAGTTATTGATTTCTCCATGTATTTGAAAGATGGGAACAGCACGAAAGGCAGCGAAGGGTAGGTGCACACACAGTTGTCTTCATGCTCCCCTCTTGGGAATGTGTGTTCAGGTGTTCCAGGCTGCcctgtttcttttttccagaGATGGCCAGATAACTGCTATTTTGGACCAGAAGAACTATGTTGAAGAGCTCAACAGACATCTAAGGTAACACATTTCTTCTTGGCTCTTTATTATCTTTGTAGAACAAAAGACaaaacagcatttttaaaaatgaaggaattactgtaggattttttctcttcaACAGTGCTACAGTAAACAACCTGCAGGCCAAGGTGGATGCCTTGGAGAAATCCAACACAAAGCTGACAGAGGAGGTAAGTGTCATGAAAAACCACCAGGTGCTTTTGCCTTTGGGAGTTAGACATTAACCAGGGAGGAGGGATTCCTTTCAGATGTCTGGTGTACAGAGTGAGGAGTGTTAAACGATGGAACTGGAATAGCTGACCTGCCAAGGAATTTCACTGGCTGTCATTACTGAGCACAAGCTGGAAAATCTACTGTATGTTTATGTAAATTTGcaaaaagtaaaggaaaaaaatgtcattatAAGTGAGGTGTCCAGGGTGAGCATGAGAAACAGCGGGTACATGAGGCATAGGTGCAGTCTGTGTTTTAACATGGATCTGCAGCTCATTACTGATGGCATAAATGTCATTTAAATGTTTTGGGGTGAGTTCCCTGGCATATGAGTGGCAGGAGGTCTTACCTGGCACAGTGAGTGCCTTTTGGTGTGGTACCAGGAGGTGAATTGCAGTGGTGCCTgcagtggttttggggtttggtaATGAAGCTGCCAAGAGAAGTTGCAGcatgtgcagagcaggctgtggtgaCAGTGCCTGCCTGTGTCACACATCACAGCCCTGTGTATTGGGCCTGAGCTCTGCCAAGGACTCACACTCCCATCCAGAAGTTGTGTTTGGGTTTGTCACAGGACAGCATGGCTGATGCCTTGGAATgtctctgagctgctcctgtgtgtGAGTTACAAAGCCAGAAGGGGTTTCTGAAGTTCCTTTTGCCTTTGACCAAACACTTACATTAATCTGTtgctctgcagtgctgtcaTCCCTGGGAATTCCTCTGGGCCAGGTGTCTTGTCCCTAAGGATGCTGTGTGCTGCTCATCCTCTGTTTCCAGCCAAATCTTCCTCATCTGCTGGggtcaggagagaaaaaaaacaagccaAGTGTGTTTTTGGTGCGTTAACTATTGTGTTCTGTTCCCAGCTTGCAGTTGCCAACAACAGGATCATTACACTGCAGGAAGAGATGGAGCGGGTTAAGGAGGAAAGCTCCTACATCCTGGAGTCCAGCCGGAAGGTTGGTGTGCGTGTGtggctgtgtttgtgtgtgatggctgagccctggggcaggcCCAGCCTGAATGCCTGGTTTGGAACAGAGTTCATTTCCTTGCCTGTCTCAGACAAACCCCCCAGGGGATTAGGGGAATGGCAGGTGGGCCCTGTGCAGAGGGAACAGATGGGCCCTGCCACAGGGAGTCCTGCCTGCCCatagggatggagcagggagtgTGCGTGGAGCCGGGAGCTCCCACAGCTTACAGCTCACTGGGCAAGGCatcaggggagggagggagacttATTGTGTGGGGGGAGAGGCAAATCAGGAAATaggagttgtgctggtttgtcCTGAATTATTGCAGAATTCCAAGTGTTGGGGAGAAGCCAGTAATGAGGTCAAGTGAGGGCTGGCAGTACCCAATAATACCAAGTGAACTGTGTCTGTTACCTCAGGCCACCAAGGACAGAAGTGCTGACGGGCAGGCACTGACTGAGGCGCGGAAGCAGCTCAAGGAGGAGACTCAGCTGCGCCTGGTGAGGActggggggctcggggctctcCCCACAGGGCTGCGGATGGTCACGGCCCTGCTGAGCTCTTGTTCGATACATGCGTGGGGAGAAAAATGCCTGGCCTGAAGGTAttaaggaaataatttctgctttggGAAATAAAATCTTTCCTTAGACCCCTCCATCCTAAAGACAGGCCCATGCAGAATTCCCTGACTCTCTGCTAGCCATGCTGCACACCTGGCTGTAATACTGGCCTGAAAACTGGGGAGTTATTCTCCTTAAGGCACGTGTCCGACGTGTGACTCtgaagctgtggcagcagcagcacgctTGTGGGTAGGGACTGCGTAGGCAGAAGGGAAGGGTGGATACCCCTGCGTCATGAGGGCAGCTCCTGGAGATGCTGAGGGCTCCTTGTGTTCCAGGATGtagagaaggagctggaggcaCAGATCGGGATGCGGCAGGAGATGGAGCTGGCCATGAAGATGCTGGAGAAGGATGTCTGTGAAAAGCAGGATGCGCTGGTGGCACTCAGGCAGCAGCTGGACGATCTCAGGGCTCTAAAGCATGAACTGTCTTTCAAGCTGCAGGTAGGGAGCTATGGAAATGCAGGGAATTCCAGATGGAAGTGAGAGCTGCTGTGTATTTATTCCTCCTGCCTGTTGGAGAGGTACTGGGTGTGTAAGGGTcacaggctgtgcagtgcactCCTGTCTTTCTGTGAGAACATGGGAACATGGTGGAGGGTAAAGGTGAAGACAGTTTCTTCTGAACAAAAATCCATCATGGTCCAGAAATTTGTGTGAGAGACAGGGAAAgcattttgggtggttttgtggtgTGAATAGAGCTGTGGGAGCTTGTGTTCCAGCAGAGTCTGGTGTGCAGGGCCCCTGGTGTGACTCATGGGGTGACAAGCAGACTCCAAACAGCAACCCAATgctcagaatagatcccaaaaTCAACTTGCCAGCTGGAAAGAGTTGCTTCTGCTCTCCTTGAGCCAATGGCTTTGTTCAAAGCAGCTGAATTATATTAAGATACTGGGTATTGGCAGGCACTGCATCATGCATTTTCCATATGCAGGAAGCTTTATGGATGGTGGCATTGCCCTGTTGCAGGGTCCAGATGGAGCCTGCACCTCTACAGCAGGACATTTGTCCTTGCAATACTGACCTGGCATTTGATTTTCCAGCACTTTTTACTGTCTCTTTACCTTTTGCCCTGTTGTTTTGTGTGCCAAATGATTGATGGGGGTTTATCTGGGATTTACAACTCCTTACACCAACCCCCACTGCTCCTTTTCCCAGAGTTCAGACATGGGAGTGAAACAGAAGAGTGAATTAAACAGCCGcttggaagaaaaaacaaatcagaTGGCTGCCACCATCAAACAGCTGGAACAAAGGTAAGAGAGGAAACTTGAGCCAGGATCCACTGGTATGTCCTTTAGTGTAGTGTCCCATGGATCCAGAATGGGCCAGGGGAGAGTCCCAGTGCTCTGCTAGACAGAGCTGCCTGAGGGGAGCAGTGGGAGTAAGCACCTCTGGGACCTGGTTAATGAGCAGTGCATTGCACTCCATTGGGTGCTCTCATTTCAGGGTTTCTGTAGACAGGgtgattttctttaaaacaagtttgtttttgaaaatatttcctgaTACCTACTCATCTAATTCATGTGTTCTTTTTCTCTTGCTGTtcctattttttctgttttctcatcATCCTCATTCTGACTTACTTATACAGTGAAAAGGATTTGGTGAAACAGGCAAAAACCTTAAATAGTGCAGCAAACAAACTGATCCAGAAGCATCATTAGACATTTTTATGTCTGGCCACCTCACAGCTCTGACATCAGAACTCATTTATAAGGAGAGAACTTGAGAATTGCTAAAAGCAACTGTTCAAATGTTAATTGTCACCCAAAGTTGATTTGGAATTTGCTGAGTTTTTAAAATCAGTGAGTTTTTCTGCCAAGATGTAGTCAGGTATAAggatccccagccctgccatttaCCAGTACCAAGGAGCTGGCCCGAGAGCGCCCCAGGAGTGGCCGAGGTGGCCGTGCCCGGCCGCTGCCGTCACCGCCTGTGGCAGCACGGGGCCGTGGCCAGCTCGGGACAGTCAGCTCCTTCTCTGTATTGCCCTTTTGTGAAGTAGATGAGAAATGCATCCCTGGAAGTTGTTGACAGTAGTTGTGTGCGTGCCCCAAGCCATTCCCTGTTCTCTTCTGTTTTGTGGGTCCAGCCCCGAGTCCGAGCCGAGCAGGCGCGACGCTGGCCCGGCACCGGGAACACCGGCCCTCCCGTAACCAGCCTGCCTGGATTCTGCCTTAGGGACCTGGGGGGAGGGTGGGGACTTATCCTTATTCCTTTCAACTTCATGTGTCCAGAATTAGTAGCTATAGGTGTCTTAGAGTAACATGATAGAGTGGTAAGTTCAGTGGAAACCTCCTTCTCTTTGCATTGCTTCTACCTCTGCCAGGAATCCCTCCAGACGAACCCTGTGGTCCTTCCTGACCAAAGGAAGCGGAGGAGAGGTGTTTTGGGAGGTCTCTCCCCTTCCCAGAAAGGGAAGTTACCAGTTTTCTAAAAAATAATCTGATCTTTGTTTAAAGGAAGCAAAAAGACCTtcaaaaaaaggagaaggaacccAGTGTGCAGCAGTGGGGAGTGGAGATGGAAATTTGGTCCTTGCAGTTCACTTGTCCAAGTAGTTGGTGGCTGAAGAGTTGCCTTTTACACTTGTTGCATTTTCTTGTGAGTTTGCTTTGCTCAAAACAAATGGAATTTGCTAATGGAACAAGAGCTAAAGCTTAGAAATGCCTCTTAATAGGAAAAATAATTGTCAGTTTAAAACCCAGGTGCAAAATCTGAAGTAACTGTAGCCTGAACTATTATAAACTAACATTCTCTGATCACTGAAGTTCCTGTGCTGGCCTCTGGCAGGTTTTAGGTTTGTAAGTGCTCCTCAAGGTATTTTCTCTTTTGGAAGGTTGGATTTGGGGAGTTTCTGTGTCGAGTAAGGGTTTTTTGCTGTGGTGAGATGCCTGTAGTGGTTCTTTGGTGCCAGTCCTCCCTTTGACCTGTGGGACAGtgctcctgggggctgtggctggcaaATGTGACAAGCCCTTGTTCTccaggctcccagcacagccctgctgggaactTCCCTGCTATGCCCAAGCTGCATGCTTGAACCTATAAACTCACCCCTCAGTAACCTGCTACTAGAAACTCATCCTAACTCCCTGCAGAACCAGTAATCCTAAGGGAAAGGTGGAAGCTTTGATCAAGGAGTGTCAACAGCTGGTTAGGGTGGGAAGCCCCTGCCCCTTGGCACAGTTCTGCTGTAGGAACAGGGGGTTGGATGGTGAGATCTGTGCTGCAGTCAGACAGATTTAAGGATCTGGCTGCTTCTGATGTCAGGCCCCAAGTGGCAATGTGGTGGTGTACTGATGCTTGGGGCTTGAGCCCAAGTGTCCATCCATGGGCGAGACCAGGAATATGCACTAATTCTCAATAGAGTAGCTACTACCTATGTTCCAAGTTCCAGTTACCTGTGCAAAGCCAAAATGTAACGTACACTAAACTCCAATTGGACTTAAAATTCTGTGTACTTGAGGTTTGCTTCGAATCTGGATAAAAgtgatgttttctgtttctcatcTAATGGCTGTAAACTGTAGTGATAGAATAAAAACTATTTGAAAATGAGAGCTTCTGCCTGGTTCACCtacattttgctttgctttgaacattttttcctcctttccattGTTTTTACCATTctctttttttggctttaccttttcactgggttttttatttgttggtTAAACTCAGTCTTCCTCCCCACCATGGCTTTTGTTTTTTATCACAAGTTCATGTGGCTCAAATCCAGATTGCGACAGGCAGAGAAGGAGCGGCAGCAGGCCCTGCAGGACAACCGGCTCTTCAAGCAGGAGTTTGGGGACAAAATCAACAGCCTCCAGCTGGAAGTGGAAGAGCTCTCCAGGCAGCGGTGAAGAGACCCTTTTCCAACCTCTTTTCTGGGCTGGTAGTGCTGTGgccaggggagagcaggggggatggtggcagagggcagcaggggatggagaagggagtGAGGCAAGTTGTGTGTTAGATGGCACGAGGCGTAACTCCAGGGAGGGAAGTCCTTGGTAACATCTCTGGAAGTggtcaaggccaggttggacagggcttgggaGCAGTCTGatgcagtggaaggtgtccctgcccatggcacagggtggaACAAGATAGTCTGTAAGGTGCTTGGCAACTCAAAccctctgtgattctgtgatatttgGGAAATCAAAGCTAACATTAACAatttgctgctcctgggcagggaTTGAGCAGCCAAGTCTCTGCCTGGAGCAAACACTGAAGGTGCTGGAGCAAGGACAGTGATTTTGGTTGTCTTATCTGACACACAGTACTTCAACATAGATTTTTTCCCTGTTGGAACTGCTCTTAGTTTTGCTGGAACTCAAACAGAGACCTTATCAAAAGCCATCacctcctccctgcagcctcaTCACTtgagcagtgacagggacacagacaAATCTCTTTCCTTAAAAGAGAAGAGCATTCCTTCAGCCTTGACCCATCTGTGGCTTGTTGCAAGGTCACTGGGATGAACTCTGTGGGAGCATTGCTGGATGCATGGAGGTTTTTGTCCCTTCTTCCCTCCTGGCccagctttttatttcttttttccaaaagCTGCTCTGCCAAGCACAAAGTGGCTTTGGTCAGCAATTGGTGTGAGGTCCTGAGTGTGCATGGGTGAGCTCAGGAGGACAAGGGCAAATGGGTCTGGTTTTGCATCAGTTGGATGCTGAATGGTGCCAGAATTAGATGAAGGATTGGAGGTTTTTTCATCCTGACACATTATGGCTAAACACTCTGCGAGGCAGCCTTGGGTTCCAAGCGGCAGTTTTAGCTCTTGAGTTAGGGGTGTGAACAAAGGGTCAAACAGCTCATCAGTTGTCAATGCCAAGTGTCCCCAGACTGTCCTTTATTCACAATTCCACCTGGCATTCCAGGAGCCACCTAGAACTGGAGCTAAGGCGGGAAAGAGACAGATGGTCTCAGAGTCACCAGCGCAGCCAAGAAAGCAAAAAAGGCCCAAAGAATTGGCTCAGACAGGTAATGTGACTTGGGTTTTGGCTCGGGTTTGAGGTACACTTTCCCTGGGCTTGTTTGCTTTTACTGAGCTTTCTCAGGCAGTAAATGGTTGTTGTTCATGTGCCACAACCAGAGCAGCTTTGGGAAGATTTTTATACACTCTGGACAGGCAGTTTGAATTGCAGTGAGAATTGTGCAGTAACAGAGATGGCTTCTGCAGTTCCTTGCTTCTTTCTGGTCTGCTTGAATGGTGCAGAccattttgtcttttttgaaTAGTATTACACAATCTCAGTGAAGTGCTCTAGGGCTCATGGCTCAGCTGTGACCCAGCTGGGGAGAAGAGGAGGATTCTTTTCTTTGCTGGATGGGAAGGTTTGTCTCTGGTCAGCTTTTGTAAAACTTCTTAAGCTCATGTTCGTTCTCAGCCTCTGCTGTGCAAGTAAGAACTGGTGGCTGTGGCTCCTGGCAACAGGAGGTCATGGGACCCCTGCCCACCtctgagaggcacagagagagagagagccctgagagctgctcccaggggaaACTGGGACCCAGATACCCCTCTGTGCCAAGGAGGGGCAGAGCAATATCCCAAAATAGCAGTGCCAGTTCTCCCCTTGCAGTGTGACAGGAGTGGAGCTGGAGTTCTCCTCTACCACAGCTGATGGGTGAGTGTTTCCTTTTGGCAGGATGGGAAGCTCAAAGTCCAGGAAGAAAATGCTAAACCAAAGCAGCCACTGAGAGAGAACAGTGTCCTGCCACACAGGTAAGGAAGGAAACAAATCTCATCTCTGCCTCTCCCTTCCCAAGTCCTGCTTCCCCCTCTCCAATTTCTGTGCCAATAGGGAGTTGGGAATAGTCCAACTTCCCTTTTTAAGGAGGATTTCCAACCTCATGCCCTTGTGGTTGAgttctctgctgcttttccatagCTCTCAAAAGGGAAGGAGCAGGTTCTGTTGTTTGCCATCAGTGCTTTCAGATGGGAAAAGCTTTGTGTCTCTCCCATTTATCTTTGAATTCTTTTCCATCTAAACCTGCTGTTTACTAATTTTTCTAACTCAAGAATCCTTGGTAAGCTAAATGCAAGACCTTTGGAACTAATGTCCAAAGTATCTTTGGtgagggaaaggagaagggTATTTGGACCTCCTAAAGAGAAGCTGTTGGAGAAAGAACTTCAAGTGTGATTTTAAGAAGGTGGCTGTGTAAAATTGTGGTTCAGGTCACTTGTTTCCAAGCTGAATTATTACAGAGGATTCTTGCTGCAGGATTTGAATATTTGGTTTTAGGAGATAAAAGGTGTTCTCTaagcccctgggcacagctcagtgcTGAGGCTTTGGCTCCGGATGGAACAGCCCATTGGAAGTGCTCTGACTgtcagggctctgctgtgccctcaAGGCACTCTCCATTGAGTTAATCAGTGAGTTAATCAATGAGTTAATCAGGAAAATATCCTCTTAAAATAGCATAAAGCAGTTCAAATCTGCTTTGCCAGACATTAAAAACCTTCCAGGTGTGAGATTGTTTTTACCCCTGTTTTACCTGGAGTGTTTAAGCAAGTGAGGGTCAGGTTGATGGTTTACAGGCCTTGTGGTGCTTTGTTACTGCATTTCACAGCAGGGGTAGGGATCAAACCTGCAGGCCTGTGTTTAAAGCCAAACTGTTGTGCTGGAGCACCTCAGCAGTCTTTCCTGTGTTCATGATCCCTGTCTTCCTGCTCTCCTGAATGCATTTTGcaatttcttcttctcctttta contains:
- the RUFY3 gene encoding protein RUFY3 isoform X11 — its product is MSALTPQSDMPTPTTDKITQAAMETIYLCKFRVSMDGEWLCLRELDDISLTPDPEPTHEDPNYLMANERMNLMNMAKLSIKGLIESALNLGRTLDSDYAPLQQFFVVMEHCLKHGLKAKKTFLGQNKSFWGPLELVEKLVPEAAEITASVKDLPGLKTPVGRGRAWLRLALMQKKLSEYMKALINRKDLLSEFYEPNALMMEEEGAIIAGLLVGLNVIDANFCMKGEDLDSQVGVIDFSMYLKDGNSTKGSEGDGQITAILDQKNYVEELNRHLSATVNNLQAKVDALEKSNTKLTEELAVANNRIITLQEEMERVKEESSYILESSRKATKDRSADGQALTEARKQLKEETQLRLDVEKELEAQIGMRQEMELAMKMLEKDVCEKQDALVALRQQLDDLRALKHELSFKLQSSDMGVKQKSELNSRLEEKTNQMAATIKQLEQSEKDLVKQAKTLNSAANKLIQKHH
- the RUFY3 gene encoding protein RUFY3 isoform X5 — encoded protein: MSALTPQSDMPTPTTDKITQAAMETIYLCKFRVSMDGEWLCLRELDDISLTPDPEPTHEDPNYLMANERMNLMNMAKLSIKGLIESALNLGRTLDSDYAPLQQFFVVMEHCLKHGLKAKKTFLGQNKSFWGPLELVEKLVPEAAEITASVKDLPGLKTPVGRGRAWLRLALMQKKLSEYMKALINRKDLLSEFYEPNALMMEEEGAIIAGLLVGLNVIDANFCMKGEDLDSQVGVIDFSMYLKDGNSTKGSEGDGQITAILDQKNYVEELNRHLSATVNNLQAKVDALEKSNTKLTEELAVANNRIITLQEEMERVKEESSYILESSRKATKDRSADGQALTEARKQLKEETQLRLDVEKELEAQIGMRQEMELAMKMLEKDVCEKQDALVALRQQLDDLRALKHELSFKLQSSDMGVKQKSELNSRLEEKTNQMAATIKQLEQRLRQAEKERQQALQDNRLFKQEFGDKINSLQLEVEELSRQRSHLELELRRERDRWSQSHQRSQESKKGPKNWLRQDGKLKVQEENAKPKQPLRENSVLPHRSPSGTQEEQEQLPGPGHAEICQLCQEEGSRSQRKNICKNCGGTFCEACSVHELPLPSSINPERVCNPCHQRLIQQYSSSPL
- the RUFY3 gene encoding protein RUFY3 isoform X4; this encodes MSALTPQSDMPTPTTDKITQAAMETIYLCKFRVSMDGEWLCLRELDDISLTPDPEPTHEDSWEDLTDVVEQLRDDSEDPNYLMANERMNLMNMAKLSIKGLIESALNLGRTLDSDYAPLQQFFVVMEHCLKHGLKAKKTFLGQNKSFWGPLELVEKLVPEAAEITASVKDLPGLKTPVGRGRAWLRLALMQKKLSEYMKALINRKDLLSEFYEPNALMMEEEGAIIAGLLVGLNVIDANFCMKGEDLDSQVGVIDFSMYLKDGNSTKGSEGDGQITAILDQKNYVEELNRHLSATVNNLQAKVDALEKSNTKLTEELAVANNRIITLQEEMERVKEESSYILESSRKATKDRSADGQALTEARKQLKEETQLRLDVEKELEAQIGMRQEMELAMKMLEKDVCEKQDALVALRQQLDDLRALKHELSFKLQSSDMGVKQKSELNSRLEEKTNQMAATIKQLEQRLRQAEKERQQALQDNRLFKQEFGDKINSLQLEVEELSRQRSHLELELRRERDRWSQSHQRSQESKKGPKNWLRQDGKLKVQEENAKPKQPLRENSVLPHRSPSGTQEEQEQLPGPGHAEICQLCQEEGSRSQRKNICKNCGGTFCEACSVHELPLPSSINPERVCNPCHQRLIQQYSSSPL
- the RUFY3 gene encoding protein RUFY3 isoform X10, producing the protein MSALTPQSDMPTPTTDKITQAAMETIYLCKFRVSMDGEWLCLRELDDISLTPDPEPTHEDSWEDLTDVVEQLRDDSEDPNYLMANERMNLMNMAKLSIKGLIESALNLGRTLDSDYAPLQQFFVVMEHCLKHGLKAKKTFLGQNKSFWGPLELVEKLVPEAAEITASVKDLPGLKTPVGRGRAWLRLALMQKKLSEYMKALINRKDLLSEFYEPNALMMEEEGAIIAGLLVGLNVIDANFCMKGEDLDSQVGVIDFSMYLKDGNSTKGSEGDGQITAILDQKNYVEELNRHLSATVNNLQAKVDALEKSNTKLTEELAVANNRIITLQEEMERVKEESSYILESSRKATKDRSADGQALTEARKQLKEETQLRLDVEKELEAQIGMRQEMELAMKMLEKDVCEKQDALVALRQQLDDLRALKHELSFKLQSSDMGVKQKSELNSRLEEKTNQMAATIKQLEQSEKDLVKQAKTLNSAANKLIQKHH